The DNA region GAGTTCTTTACTTCTTGAATTAACTAAAGACCAGATTGCTCGTTTAAATCAAGTTGGTATTTTATTTCTTGGACAAATAGATAGCGAAACGACAACAGGTAGAATTGAATTAGTGGACATTGCAATCGATTTTATTCAATCAGATTCTTTTTTAGGCAGAGGCCTTGATACTTTTCACAGACTAGGTTCTGGAGAGCTACCTGGACCACATAATGAGTTTCTATTAATTTTAGGTGAAATAGGAATTATTGGATTATTATTATACATCAGTTTTTATGTGGTAGTATTATTTAATATTTTTCGACTGGATTCTGGTCGATCAAAATTTTTAATACTGTCGCTGACCGTTGTGTTAATTCTTGATAATATGGTATCCCATAACGTGTTTTTTAATAAGTTCGCAATCTTAATTATTGCTTTTATTTGTGCCTTTGTTCAATATAAGAAAATACCAAAAGTTACTGTATAAGATATTATATTGGGCTTATATTTATAAAGCTAAAAGTTTTTAACATTCAGAAATAATCTTAAAAAGTATAATAAAATATCATAATTTTGCTTGATAGTAAAAAAATTAAAAACATTTCATTTGTAGTTGGTCAACTTGGCCCAGGTGGTTTAGAACGTCAACTTTTCTTATTGTTAAATGAACTAAAAAAAGACAATATAAATATTAACTGTATTGTTTGGAATTTTGATAGAGATGACTTTTATACAAAAGAATTTGAACAATTATTAGGTAATCATTTAATTGAACTAAAACCTACAGATTCATTTTTTAAAAAAATGTTTCAGCTTCGTAAATATGTAAAATCAATTAAACCCGATATAATAATTTCATTTTCAACATTTACTAATTTTACAACTTGGGTTAGTACTTTATTTAGAAAGCCCATTGCAATTGGTTCTGTTAGAACGTCTGGGAAAAGGTTGATTAAAGAAATTTCAATTACATCTCTGCCTAATTTGTTATTTCCTTACAGATTATTGGTCAATAGCAATATAGCAATTTCCGAACTACAAAAATATCTATTTTTTAAATATTTTAAAAAAATAACATTCATAAGAAATCACCTGAACTTAAATACTTACAAAGTAAATTGTAAATCAAAAGATTTCTTTTCTGCTTCAGTTGGAAATTTTACAGAATCCAAACGTGTAGATAGATTTGTAAAATTATTTTATGAATTAAAATTAAAAGATGTTACTCATGTGCACAAGCATATAGGTGATGGAAATTTGCGTTCTAAAATTGAAAAGGAAAAAGATGAGAAAGAACTAAAGAATCTGCAATTTTTAGGATATAAAGCAAATATAATTGATGTAATTTCCTCCGCAAGTGTTTTTATCCATCTTTCTGAATATGAAGGCACACCTAATGCTGTAATTGAAGCGTTGGCCATGGGAATCCCAGTTATAACAACTAATTGTGGAGATGTAAAAGATCTGGTAATTCAAGGTAAATCTGGGTATGTTGTAGAAAATTTTAACACAATCGAAATCACTAATATATATTTAGAACTTGTAAGCAATAGAGAAAAGCTGGAAAAAATGTCGGAATTTGCAGCTAATTCTGTAGAAAAATTGGATTTAAAATATTTAAAAGAAAATTTTTATAAAAGTCTTGAAAAACTAAATATAAATTTATAATCACAATTTTATGCGGTATTCAAGAGAATAATTAAAGCTCAGATTGTATTAAGTATTCATCGTTTATTGAAAAAAAAATTGATATTATAAAAAATGAGACGAAAGCTACTTTTTATTAAATTTATACAGTCAAAAATTAGAAATAAATTATGAATTTAATTTTTTACTTTAAACATTTTTTGCATCACATTCATTAAACTTTATGGTAAAAACAATTTGGGTAATTAATCAGTTTGCGGGGAAACAAGATTCTGGTTGGGGTGAGCGACATTACTATTTTGCTCGATATTGGGTTAAAAAAGGTTATGACGTTAATATAATTTCAGGGTCCTTTAATCATTTATTCAAAGTCCAACCACAAGTATCTAATAAAACTTTTACCACCGAAACTATTGAAAAAAATATTACTTTTTGCTGGGTTAAGATAGCCAAATATAATCCAGAAAGTGTATTTAAACTTTGGAGCATGATGGTATTTGCCTTCAAAATTTTATTTTTATCAAAAAAAGTCTTAAACAAACCTGATGTAGTTTTAATATCATCAATGCCAATATTTTCAGTTTTACCAGCTTATCTTTTAGCTAAAAAATATAAGGCAAAATTTCTTTTTGAAGTTCGCGATTTATGGCCGCAAACACCAATACATCTTAAAGGTTATAAAAAATGGCATCCCATTATATTATTGATGGCCTCCTTTGAAAAATTAGGATATAGAAAAGCAGAATATATCATTTCGGTATTACCAAACTCATCAAATTATATTAATAAAATATCAAAAAAACCAGAAAAATGGGTATATATACCCAACGGTATTGATAAAAATATGGTAGGCAATGAAAGTGTTGATGTTGAGATTAAAAATCAAATACCGCCAGATAAGTTTGTTATTGGTTATGCAGGTACAATTGGATTGGCAAATGCGATGGACGATTTTATACAGGCTTCAATTTTATTAAAGAATAATGATAAAATTCATTTTGTTATGGTAGGTGATGGGTATAAGAAAGAAGATTATATAAAAAAAACGCTTGGAAATAATAACATTACTTACATTCCAAAAATAGACAAAGCTAAAGTTCAAGATTTACTTAAATTATTTAATGTCTGTTATGTAGGGCGATTTGATTCGCCTTTATATAAACATGGGGTTTCTTATAATAAATATTTTGATTATATGTTGGCTAAAAAACCTATTTTAGAATCTTCATCGTTTATTAAAGATCCAGTGGAACTTTCTGGATGTGGACTTATTGTAAAACCTGAAAGTGCAGAAGCAATTGTTGATGGTATTAATGAATTATATAACATGGAATACGTAGGAATAGATAAATTAGGAAATGTGGGGTATAATTATGTTATTAAACATCATAATTTTAAATTTCTAAGTGATAAATACACTCAATTATTTGAATCTTAATTACGAATTTTTTTCTTTAATGTTAAATAAACAAAGTAAAATACTATTAACGGGAGCGTCAGGATTTTTAGGAAGTTATATCTATAATTATTTAAACTCAAAATATAATGTTACTACTTTGGGACGCAGTAAAGCTTCATCTATTGTTTGTAATATCAGTGAAGCTAAGGTAAATTTAGCTGATAATTATCAAATGGTCATTCATTGTGCTGGTAAAGCCCATAGTATCCCAAAATCAAAACAAGAAGAAAAAATATTTTATGATGTTAATCATAAAGGAACTATTAACTTATGTGAATCATTAAAACCAAAACTTCCTTCAACTTTTGTCTTTATTAGCACTATAGCAGTTTATGGTTTGGATAAAGGTAGTAATATAAGAGAAGAAGAACCTCTTAATGGTGCGACTCCTTATGCTAAAAGTAAAATAATGGCAGAGAAATTTCTGCAAGGTTGGTGTAAACAAAAAGATATAAATTTGGTTATTTTAAGGTTGCCATTGGTAGCAGGTATCAATCCAAAAGGTAATTTAGAGGCTATGATAAATGGTATTAAAAAAGGATATTATTTTAATATATCGGGTAATGATGCCAAGAAGAGTATTGTGTTAGCTGATGATGTAGCAAAATTAATACCCAATTTATACAATAAGCATGGAGTATATAATTTATCTGGTGATAGAGATTATACATTTAAACAAATTTCAGAAATTATTAGAAAGCAATTAGGTAAGAAAAGGATTATAACGTTATCCCATTTTTTGGTCAAAATTAGCTCTTATGTAGGTAATGTTATTCCCTTCTTTCCTCTTAACGGTGATACAGTTAAAAAAATGACCAGTACTCTAACGGTAAGTGCTAATAAGGCAATTTCTGAATTAAGTTGGAAGCCAAAAGCATTGGAAGATCATTTTAAAATTTCTTAACTATTTTTTTATGATAAAAATATAAACCTTATTAAATTGAGAAAATGCTAAGTTCATTACGAGATTCATTTAAAAGAAACACTTATTCAACAAAGTTCATTCCCGAAATTGATGGCATGCGTTTTTTTGCAATAATGACCGTGGTTATTTTTCATTTAAATACTGCATATTCTAGAGAGATGGGGTTAGACCTAAAGGCAGTAAATACTATGCTTGGTGATGCAAGTTTTTTTGGATTAGGTTGGTGGATTAAGCGTTTTGATATAGGTGTAAAAGTGTTTTTTGCTATTAGCGGATTTATTTTGGCTGTACCATTTATAAAATATTATGTTGCTGATGGAAATAAAATAAATATAAAAAATTATTTTATACGAAGGTTATTGCGATTAGAACCACCATTTATAATTTCTATGATCTTATTTTTTTTTGTACACTTATTGGTTTTAAAGGCAGATGTAAACGAACTATTAAAAAGTTTTGGAGTAGGAATTCTATATCTGCATACAACGGTTTTTGGAGTTTATAATCCAATAAATCCTGTTTCTTGGAGTCTGGAGACCGAGGCTCAATTTTATATCTTAGTACCTTTATTAATGACCTTTATATTTATATCGAAAAAGAAGATATGGATATATGTGCTATTTTTAATTTTATTTATGTTTTCCGTTTTATCCAAAAATTATATTATGACACGCGGTAATGGTCATTTTAATTTAGGAATTTTAGCATTTTTAGTAAACTTTATGGTAGGAATATTTACGGCCTTTCTTTATGTGATGAATAAAAACATTTTTCAGGTCAAAAACTATATTTGGGATGTAATATATTTGCTGTCAATTTTTATTATGTTCAGTTTTTATAAACCACAAGACGAAATTTTTAATATAATACTTATGAATTTTGGTTTGTTTATATTTATTATTTCTGTTTTTAAATCAAAAGTCATCAATTGGTTTTTTACACGTCCCATAATATATACTATTGGAGGTATGTGCTATTCAATATATTTATTGCATTATGCGTTTTATCATTTGAGTGTGAAATTCACTTCTAAAATTATGATTTTTAATGAGTATCCATCAAATTTTGTAGTTCAAATTTTAATAAATGTTCCTATAGTATTGCTGGTATCGTCCATATTTTTTCTTTTATTTGAAAAACCATTTATGAATAATAACTGGATCAAAAAGATGAACTTTAAAAAATTACGTTAATTTTAGAAATAGTCGGTAACAACTAGAAATTACTAAGGAAAATTTTCAATAACGTTAGCACAAGGATATATAATAGTACTTTTTTTGTTAAAAATAGTTTAGAATTACTTTATAATAGGTTAGAATAGTTTAAAATAGAGATTGAAATTGGATACAAGAATGTAATTAATTTATTACCATAATATACTTTATTAAAATGATTAATAAACCACTAAATATTTTATACATAGGGAATAACTTAACCAGTAAAACAAAATATAACTCTAGCTTAACTACACTTTCGAATTTGTTGAAATCTGATGGGCATAAAGTTTATTTATCTTCAAATAAATCAAACAAAATTTTTAGATTACTAGATATGTGCTTTTCACTAATCAAGTTACATAAAAAAGTAGATTTTGTTCTCATTGATACTTTTAGTACTTCAAATTTTTATTACGCTTTGGTAACTTCACAAGTGGCAAGAATTTATGGAATAAAATATGTTCCAATCTTACGTGGTGGTAATTTACCTTATAGATTAGATAATTCAAAAAAAATGTCCAAGCTCATTTTTAATTATTCTTTTACGAATATAGCTCCATCTAACTATTTGAAACATGAATTTGAAAAAAGAGGTTTAAAGGCAAAGTTTATTCCTAATATTTTGGAAATTGACAGCTACAATTTTAAACAGCGAGAGGTAATTAAACCGAACCTTTTATATGTTAGAGCCTTCGCAGAATTGTACAATCCTACCATGGCAATTTATGTTTTTGATAAAATAAAAAAAGACTTTCCAGATGCCAAACTTTGCATGGTTGGTCCTGATAAAGATAATTCTTTAATTAAATCAAAACTATTGGCAAAAGAACTTGATTTACAAAATGATGTTGAGTTTACAGGTGTCTTAGTCAAAGAAAAATGGCATAAAAAGTCTGAAGATTTTGATTTATTCATTAATACAACTAATTTTGACAACACACCTGTTAGTGTTATGGAAGCCATGGCTTTGGGCTTGCCAATTGTATCAACTAATGCAGGAGGGTTACCATATTTAATTGAAGATGGGGTAGATGGAATGTTGGTTGAAAAAAATGATGTTAACGAAATGTATAAATCTATATTAAGTTTGATGAAAGACTCAGTTAAAGTAAAAAAGATGACAATGAAAGCACGTAATAAGGTTGAACAATTTGATTGGGTATATGTAAAAGAAAAATGGAATAGTGTTCTAAATTAATTCTATGAATTATAGTAAATTTTTGCAAAATATTATTTTGCCTTTTGGAGATGTAATTAACAAATCATCTTTTATAAAAAGCCTTAAATATTGGAGACAAGTTGACAATTATTCTGCTGAAGAGTTGTCAAATTTACAAAAGGAAAATTTAAAGAAAATACTCGTTAACGCAATAGAAAATGTTCCATTTTATAAAAACATAGATCTTGTTGGGCATAATCCAGAGAATTGGTTAAAACAATTTCCTATTTTAACAAAGAAAATTTTAAATAATAATACTAAGAGCTTAATAAACAAAAAGTCCAAAGGTTTAATAGAGTATAGAAGTAGTGGTTCGTCTGGAGTTCAAAGTACTATTTATATGAATAAAGAAGAACAAGCGATAACGCGTTCAATATTAATTCGTTGGTGGGAATGGGCAGGTTACAATATTGGAGATCATTTGATTCAGACTGGAATTACTCCAAAGAGAGGTTTTTTAAAAAGCATTAAAGATATTGTTTTTAATACATTGTATATCAATGCTTTCTCATTATCTGATAATGATGTTATTAAGGTTCTAGAAAAAATAAATAATTCAAAATATAGCTTCACAATTGCGGGCTATGCATCTTCTTTAAACGTTTTTGCCGAAGTTGCCATAAAATACAATTATAAAATAGAGTTAAAAATAGCAATTAGTTTCGGAGATAAATTATTTTCACATTATAGAAAAAATGTTCAAGAAGCTTTTAAATGTAAAGTATTCGACACCTATGGATGTAGCGAAGGACTCTTAATTGCAAGTGAGAAAGATTTGAAATATAAGTATATATTTAGTCCTCATGTTTACTTAGAAATCTTAGATGATAATAATGAACCAGTTCCTGATGGAATTATGGGTAATGTGGTTTGTACAAGATTAGACGGCTTTTCAATGCCTTTAATTCGATATAGAATTGGAGATTTAGCTATAAAATTACCAAAAGAAAAGTATCCACCGCAAAGAGATTTGAACTATCCTTTATTGCAGCAGGTTGTGGGAAGAGAAACAGATACAGTAAAAACTATAAATGGCAAAACGCTAATAGTACATTCTTTTACCGGAATTTTTGAATATATCTCCGAAATCAGACAGTTTAAAGTATATCAGTATAATAAAGAGGGAATTGTAATTCACTTTATTAAATCTAAAGGTTTTTCAAATAAGGTTTTAAAAAATATTACTTTAGAACTGCAAAAAATCATTGAGGATAGTTCATTTACAATTGATTATAAAGAGGTGGATTATATTAAACCTTCAAAATCAGGAAAACCTCAAATGATTGAATCTCGATTGAAAGAATAAAAGAGCCGTTGAATCATATTCAGAATATTATAGCATACCAATGTTGTTTAAGTGATTACCTAATTAAGATGATTAATTATTTAACGTATAAAAGTTCGGTTGTTTATATTGAGATAACATAATTATTTTATTTAAATTGTAATAAGGTCAATTAAAATGAACATTGAATGAAATTAGACATTATAGCTGGTGCAAGACCCAATTTTATGAAAATTGCACCCATAATTGAGCAACTAGAAAAAGTAAAAAGCAGGATACAATATAGGCTAATCCATACAGGACAACATTATGATAAAAAAATGTCGGGCAGCTTTTTTGAAGAATTAGGAATACCTGATCCGGATGTGAATTTGGAAATAGGTTCGGGTACGCAGACTGAACAAACGGCCCGAATAATGGAACGCTACGAAGCCTTATTGCTAAAGGATATGACTGATTTCAGTTTAGTAGTAGGAGATGTTACTTCTACGATGGCTTGTGCTATAGCGGCAAAGAAATTAGGAGTTAAAATAATACATGTAGAAGGTGGTATCCGTTCAAATGATATAACTATGCCCGAAGAAATTAATAGAATGGTTACCGATTCTATAACCGATATTTTCTATACTACTTCTGAAGTAGCCAATAAGAATTTACGTCAATTGGGACATGACGAAAGCAAAATAAGGTATGTAGGTAATACAATGATAGATACTTTATTGAAAAGCATGCCTCGTTTTAAACAACCTGAAGTTTTTTCAGAGTTAGACTTAAAAGAAAAAGGTTATTTTGTAATGACTTTACACCGACCGGCAAAATGTAGATCAAGAGCAGAAGTTAAAATCTCTAATTGGCGAAATTGTTAAAGGAGCAAAAGGAATGCCGCTTGTTTTTCCCGTACATCCACGAACAGCGAAAATATTACAGCAAATCGGGATTCAACCAGACAATTTACATATGATTGGTCCATTAGGGTATTTGGAATTCAATTATTTGGTAAAACATGCTTTTGCGGTGGTTACAGACTCCGGCGGAATAACAGAGGAAACTACGGTTATGAAAGTACCTTGTATGACTTTACGTGATAATACTGAACGCCCAGAAACGATTACAATTGGCACAAACGAATTAGTCGGTACGGACCCTAAAAATGTTGCTCCCTATATGGAAAAATTGCATAATGGGGATTGGAAATCTGGTAAAATTCCCCATCTATGGGATGGTAAAACGGCAAAGCGCATTGTTGAAGATTTATTAAAAGAGCTTTAGTTTATATATTTTATTTAAACTATTTTTGAAAATCCTTAATTTTTAAAAATATTAAGGTTTTTTTAATATGTATGTCCGTTTTATGCCATAAAGTACTCGTCACCCAGAATATGTTTCAGGATCACATTCAACAAATCGTTATAAGTCAAATAGTAATGAGATGCTGAAATCG from Aureibaculum sp. 2308TA14-22 includes:
- a CDS encoding UDP-N-acetyl glucosamine 2-epimerase, with protein sequence MKLDIIAGARPNFMKIAPIIEQLEKVKSRIQYRLIHTGQHYDKKMSGSFFEELGIPDPDVNLEIGSGTQTEQTARIMERYEALLLKDMTDFSLVVGDVTSTMACAIAAKKLGVKIIHVEGGIRSNDITMPEEINRMVTDSITDIFYTTSEVANKNLRQLGHDESKIRYVGNTMIDTLLKSMPRFKQPEVFSELDLKEKGYFVMTLHRPAKCRSRAEVKISNWRNC
- a CDS encoding phenylacetate--CoA ligase family protein, producing MNYSKFLQNIILPFGDVINKSSFIKSLKYWRQVDNYSAEELSNLQKENLKKILVNAIENVPFYKNIDLVGHNPENWLKQFPILTKKILNNNTKSLINKKSKGLIEYRSSGSSGVQSTIYMNKEEQAITRSILIRWWEWAGYNIGDHLIQTGITPKRGFLKSIKDIVFNTLYINAFSLSDNDVIKVLEKINNSKYSFTIAGYASSLNVFAEVAIKYNYKIELKIAISFGDKLFSHYRKNVQEAFKCKVFDTYGCSEGLLIASEKDLKYKYIFSPHVYLEILDDNNEPVPDGIMGNVVCTRLDGFSMPLIRYRIGDLAIKLPKEKYPPQRDLNYPLLQQVVGRETDTVKTINGKTLIVHSFTGIFEYISEIRQFKVYQYNKEGIVIHFIKSKGFSNKVLKNITLELQKIIEDSSFTIDYKEVDYIKPSKSGKPQMIESRLKE
- a CDS encoding acyltransferase family protein: MLSSLRDSFKRNTYSTKFIPEIDGMRFFAIMTVVIFHLNTAYSREMGLDLKAVNTMLGDASFFGLGWWIKRFDIGVKVFFAISGFILAVPFIKYYVADGNKINIKNYFIRRLLRLEPPFIISMILFFFVHLLVLKADVNELLKSFGVGILYLHTTVFGVYNPINPVSWSLETEAQFYILVPLLMTFIFISKKKIWIYVLFLILFMFSVLSKNYIMTRGNGHFNLGILAFLVNFMVGIFTAFLYVMNKNIFQVKNYIWDVIYLLSIFIMFSFYKPQDEIFNIILMNFGLFIFIISVFKSKVINWFFTRPIIYTIGGMCYSIYLLHYAFYHLSVKFTSKIMIFNEYPSNFVVQILINVPIVLLVSSIFFLLFEKPFMNNNWIKKMNFKKLR
- a CDS encoding glycosyltransferase family 4 protein gives rise to the protein MINKPLNILYIGNNLTSKTKYNSSLTTLSNLLKSDGHKVYLSSNKSNKIFRLLDMCFSLIKLHKKVDFVLIDTFSTSNFYYALVTSQVARIYGIKYVPILRGGNLPYRLDNSKKMSKLIFNYSFTNIAPSNYLKHEFEKRGLKAKFIPNILEIDSYNFKQREVIKPNLLYVRAFAELYNPTMAIYVFDKIKKDFPDAKLCMVGPDKDNSLIKSKLLAKELDLQNDVEFTGVLVKEKWHKKSEDFDLFINTTNFDNTPVSVMEAMALGLPIVSTNAGGLPYLIEDGVDGMLVEKNDVNEMYKSILSLMKDSVKVKKMTMKARNKVEQFDWVYVKEKWNSVLN
- a CDS encoding UDP-N-acetylglucosamine 2-epimerase: MVKGAKGMPLVFPVHPRTAKILQQIGIQPDNLHMIGPLGYLEFNYLVKHAFAVVTDSGGITEETTVMKVPCMTLRDNTERPETITIGTNELVGTDPKNVAPYMEKLHNGDWKSGKIPHLWDGKTAKRIVEDLLKEL
- a CDS encoding NAD-dependent epimerase/dehydratase family protein, translating into MLNKQSKILLTGASGFLGSYIYNYLNSKYNVTTLGRSKASSIVCNISEAKVNLADNYQMVIHCAGKAHSIPKSKQEEKIFYDVNHKGTINLCESLKPKLPSTFVFISTIAVYGLDKGSNIREEEPLNGATPYAKSKIMAEKFLQGWCKQKDINLVILRLPLVAGINPKGNLEAMINGIKKGYYFNISGNDAKKSIVLADDVAKLIPNLYNKHGVYNLSGDRDYTFKQISEIIRKQLGKKRIITLSHFLVKISSYVGNVIPFFPLNGDTVKKMTSTLTVSANKAISELSWKPKALEDHFKIS
- a CDS encoding glycosyltransferase family 4 protein, which gives rise to MLDSKKIKNISFVVGQLGPGGLERQLFLLLNELKKDNININCIVWNFDRDDFYTKEFEQLLGNHLIELKPTDSFFKKMFQLRKYVKSIKPDIIISFSTFTNFTTWVSTLFRKPIAIGSVRTSGKRLIKEISITSLPNLLFPYRLLVNSNIAISELQKYLFFKYFKKITFIRNHLNLNTYKVNCKSKDFFSASVGNFTESKRVDRFVKLFYELKLKDVTHVHKHIGDGNLRSKIEKEKDEKELKNLQFLGYKANIIDVISSASVFIHLSEYEGTPNAVIEALAMGIPVITTNCGDVKDLVIQGKSGYVVENFNTIEITNIYLELVSNREKLEKMSEFAANSVEKLDLKYLKENFYKSLEKLNINL
- a CDS encoding glycosyltransferase family 4 protein, which gives rise to MVKTIWVINQFAGKQDSGWGERHYYFARYWVKKGYDVNIISGSFNHLFKVQPQVSNKTFTTETIEKNITFCWVKIAKYNPESVFKLWSMMVFAFKILFLSKKVLNKPDVVLISSMPIFSVLPAYLLAKKYKAKFLFEVRDLWPQTPIHLKGYKKWHPIILLMASFEKLGYRKAEYIISVLPNSSNYINKISKKPEKWVYIPNGIDKNMVGNESVDVEIKNQIPPDKFVIGYAGTIGLANAMDDFIQASILLKNNDKIHFVMVGDGYKKEDYIKKTLGNNNITYIPKIDKAKVQDLLKLFNVCYVGRFDSPLYKHGVSYNKYFDYMLAKKPILESSSFIKDPVELSGCGLIVKPESAEAIVDGINELYNMEYVGIDKLGNVGYNYVIKHHNFKFLSDKYTQLFES